The Subtercola sp. PAMC28395 genome segment AGGGCATGAAAAAACCCGGCGGCGCCAAGCGCGGCCGGGTTTCTTCTGAGAGAGAGTCAGGCGGTGGGAGGAGTGTCGAGCTCGTCTTCGCTGATCCACAACTCGTCGTCGGCGCGGAAGGTCTGCCACACCGCGTAACCGATGCCGACTGCGGCGACAACGCCAGCGGCAATAGCGAAGTAGGCGCCGATGTGAGCCGCCTTCTTCGCGGCTGGCGGCTGGGTTCGGGCCAGAACGCTCTTCACAGTGGGATTCTCCGAGACGCCGATCGCTGCAGCTGCTGAACCCAGTGCACCACCGATGGCGGGGAGATAGTCACTCGCGAAGCGGGCGCGGGCCTGTTCGCCGGCCACCTTTGCGGCTGCGACATTGCGGGCGAGCACGGTGGCGCCCTGGCTGGTCGCGGTGCGGACGCGGGGAACCACTTCTTCTTTCGTGAGTTCGCCGAGCTGAAGCTTTGCCTCGTGGGCCACGTGGTTGGCGCGGTCGAGGATCGACTGCTGGTCAAGCCACAGTTCTTCAGCGCTGCTGCGCAGACGCTTCAATGCCTTCCGGCGCTTACGGGTGAGACTCATCAGAAACCTCCATCGGCTGACAACGCGGATCACCCTTATCTTGCCACGCAAATGGTCGCGGCCCCACATTGGTAGCTGACCATCGGCTTTCTTTACGCTGACCCTTGACTGTGCGGCGGAAGGGGTGTGACAGAATTGTTCCATGCCCAAGCACACCCATGTCGCAACATTCCACACGAACCTCGGTGACGTCACCGTCAACCTGTATGGCAACCACGCTCCCCAGACCGTCAAGAACTTCGTCGGCCTGGCCACCGGTGAGCGCGAGTGGACAGACCCGAAGACGGGTGCGGCCACGAACGCGAAGCTGTACGACGGCAGTATCTTTCACCGCATCATCCCGGGATTCATGATCCAGGGGGGCGACCCCTTGGGCAACGGCACCGGTGGTCCGGGTTATCGGTTCAACGACGAGATCAACCCTGAGCTCGGTTTCAGCGAGCCCTACGTACTGGCCATGGCGAATGCCGGCGTTCAGGGCGGCCAGGGAACCAACGGCTCGCAGTTCTTCATCACCGTCGGGCCGGCAACGTGGTTGCACGGTAAGCACACCATCTTCGGTGAGGTTGCCGACGATTCCTCCCGCCGTATCGTCGACAAGCTCGCGGCTGTCGCCACGGATTCCTACGACCGACCTCTTGATGCTGTTGTCATCGAGAGTGTTGAGGTCTCAGAGGTCTAATTGTCATCCAGCCCGGAGACGGCGACGAACTTCTGTTACCGCCACCCCGATCGGCAGAGTTACATCCTCTGCCAGCGCTGTGGCAACACAGTGTGCCCAGAGTGCCAAGTGCAGGCTGCGGTCGGTGTGCACTGCGTCGACTGTGCACGAGCGGCGAGTTCAGGGCCTGAATACAAGAGACGTCCGGCGTTCGTCAGGGCGGCCAGGGCGACGACCAGGGGTTCATCTGCTCCCGTCGTGACGTATGGCATCATCGCCGCAACCGTCTTTGTCTTCATTCTTCAACT includes the following:
- a CDS encoding peptidylprolyl isomerase; this encodes MPKHTHVATFHTNLGDVTVNLYGNHAPQTVKNFVGLATGEREWTDPKTGAATNAKLYDGSIFHRIIPGFMIQGGDPLGNGTGGPGYRFNDEINPELGFSEPYVLAMANAGVQGGQGTNGSQFFITVGPATWLHGKHTIFGEVADDSSRRIVDKLAAVATDSYDRPLDAVVIESVEVSEV